The genomic window TTGATGTAGGCCCCGCCTGCGGCGTAGGGCTTGGTCGCCATCAAACCGCCGTCGGCATGCTGGGACATGCCGACCACGTTGGCCACCATCACCCAGTCGTAGCCGTCGACGAAGCAGCGGTGAAACCAGTCGGTCATCGCGGCGGGATCCCAGCCGCGTTGCAGCGCATAGTTCGACAGCACCATGAGCCTGGGGATGTGATGCACCCAGCCGTGATCGCGCACCTGTCCCAGCACGTCTTTGAGACATCGCGCGTCCACCGCGTCGGCGTCCAGGTTCGTGAACCAGTCCGGCAGCCCCGCATTGGCTTGCAACGCGTTGCGCCGGCGATAGTCCGAACCGAAATGCCAATAGACGTGCCAAATGTAGTCGCGCCAGCCGATGAGTTGGCGGATGTAGCCTTCGACACTGGCCAGCGGGGCATCGCCACTACGGTAGGCGTCCTCGGCCGCATACGCGCAGTCCAGCGGGTCCAGCAAGCCCAGGTTCATCGTCGCCGACAACAGGCTGTGCGCCAGGAATCGGTCGCCGCTGAGCATGGCATCCTCGTGAGGACCGAAGTGCGGCAGCCGATCCCGCAGAAAGACCCCGAACGCGGACTGCGCTTCGGTTGCGGTGACCGCGAATTCGCGTGGGCCGTCCCGGCCGACGAACTCGACGGTGCCCTCGCGTTCCCATCGGTCCAGGTCGGCGCGAACCTGTTCATCGATCTCGTCTTCCTCTGGTTGCCAGGGAGCGGGAATAGGAAGGGCAGCAACGTTTTTCGGGGGCGGCTCGCGATTGTCGGCGTCGAAGTTCCAGCGGCCGGCGGCGGGTTGGTCGCCATGCATCAACAGGTCGAAACGGCGCCGGGCATCGCGGTAGAAGTTCTCCAGCAACAGGTGGCGGGAGCGTCCCGCCCACTTCTCGAATTCGTCGCGGCCGGTGCAGAATCCGCGCGGCGGCAGCACTTCGACTTCGGGCAGCGACCGCACGAACCGGTCGGCCGCCCAGGTCGTGGGCTGACACACGCTGATTGGGCCGTCGACCTGGTCTAACGCTTGGCGGTAAGTGCGGGTCTGCAAGAACAGCGCCTGCTCACCGAGTTCGGCGGCGCGGTGGCGCAGCGCCGAAAGCACCAGGTGCGCCTTGCGACGGTGGAAACGGCGGCGCTCGAACACCGCGCGAGACTCGATCAGCAGCACCGGCTGATCGGGTTGGTCAAGAAAGTGCGGTCCGAGTTGATCAGCGAAACACCATCGTCGCGCCACAGGGTTCATGTCCACGCCAGTTTCGAATCGGTTCGGTCGAGATGCTTACGTATGGACGGCCTGGGCTCGACCGCGGCGAAGGTTGCTCTGTTCACCAACTTAACGATCGCTGACCAGCTGTCAATCAACGGCTGAACACCGCCAGGTCCAAGCGATTTCGCGCGTCATTTCGTCATCTGACGTGCACCGACATGTCACAGCGGCGATGCCGACACGCCGACCGGCTACGCAACGTTGAACCCATGAGCGTTGCTTCCGTCCTCATAGCCAGCGATAAACCGAGAGGCACGGCGACAGGGTCGTCTACCGGGCCGCACTATTCCCTCCTGCTGTCCACCGATCCCACTCTCATCGAGGCCGCCCAGGAGCTCAGATACGACGTCTTCGCCAGCACCCCCGGCTTCACCCTCCCTACGTCGGACGGATCGCGCCGAGACGTCGACCGGTTCGACGAACACTGTGACCATCTGCTGGTTCGCGACGACGACACCGGCGAGCTGGTGGGCTGCTACCGCATGCTGCCGCCAGCGGGCGCGATAGCCGCCGGAGGGCTTTACACCGCAACGGAATTCGACGTCGCAGCCTTCGACCCGCTGCGACCGTCGCTGGTGGAGATGGGCCGGGCCGTGGTACGCGACGGCCACCGCAACGGTGCGGTGGTGCTTTTGATGTGGGCCGGCATCCTGGCCTACCTCGACCGCTGCGACTACGACTATGTGACCGGCTGCGTGTCCGTGCCGATCGGTGACGGCTCCCAGGGTGTAGCGCCGGGCAGCGAGCTGCGCGGTGTACGCGACTTCATCTTGAATCGTCATGCCGCCCAGTACCGGGTGCGCCCGTACCGGCCGGTGGTCCTC from Mycobacterium kubicae includes these protein-coding regions:
- a CDS encoding cryptochrome/photolyase family protein codes for the protein MNPVARRWCFADQLGPHFLDQPDQPVLLIESRAVFERRRFHRRKAHLVLSALRHRAAELGEQALFLQTRTYRQALDQVDGPISVCQPTTWAADRFVRSLPEVEVLPPRGFCTGRDEFEKWAGRSRHLLLENFYRDARRRFDLLMHGDQPAAGRWNFDADNREPPPKNVAALPIPAPWQPEEDEIDEQVRADLDRWEREGTVEFVGRDGPREFAVTATEAQSAFGVFLRDRLPHFGPHEDAMLSGDRFLAHSLLSATMNLGLLDPLDCAYAAEDAYRSGDAPLASVEGYIRQLIGWRDYIWHVYWHFGSDYRRRNALQANAGLPDWFTNLDADAVDARCLKDVLGQVRDHGWVHHIPRLMVLSNYALQRGWDPAAMTDWFHRCFVDGYDWVMVANVVGMSQHADGGLMATKPYAAGGAYINRMSDYCGQCPYHPGERVGERACPFTGGYWWFLSRNRQYLAGNRRMNQPLAGMQRLSDLDEVVEQQRRLGQSAP
- a CDS encoding GNAT family N-acetyltransferase, giving the protein MSVASVLIASDKPRGTATGSSTGPHYSLLLSTDPTLIEAAQELRYDVFASTPGFTLPTSDGSRRDVDRFDEHCDHLLVRDDDTGELVGCYRMLPPAGAIAAGGLYTATEFDVAAFDPLRPSLVEMGRAVVRDGHRNGAVVLLMWAGILAYLDRCDYDYVTGCVSVPIGDGSQGVAPGSELRGVRDFILNRHAAQYRVRPYRPVVLDGRALDDIAPPPRPTVPPLMRGYLRLGARACGEPAHDPDFGVGDFCVLLDKRQADTRYLKRLRSVSAAAEMASGAA